The Quercus robur chromosome 7, dhQueRobu3.1, whole genome shotgun sequence genome has a segment encoding these proteins:
- the LOC126693339 gene encoding uncharacterized protein LOC126693339 has translation MESWGELEGKVVMVTGASSGLGLEFCLDLAKAGCKIIAAARRVDRLQSLCHQINSSSSSSSSSTSSPRAVAVELDLTADGPTIEKSIKKAWDVFGHIHALVNNAGLRGNVRSPLELSEEEWNHVIKTNLTGNWLVSKYIGIRMRDAERGGSIINISSVAGLDRGQLPGSAAYAASKAGLNILTKVMALELGVYKIRVNSISPGIFKSEITQSLLQKEWLHNVTKKIIPLREYGTTDPALTSLVRYLLHESSEYVSGNIFIVDSGATLPGVPIYSSL, from the exons ATGGAGTCATGGGGAGAGCTAGAGGGAAAAGTGGTGATGGTAACTGGGGCTTCCTCAGGCCTTGGTCTTGAATTCTGTCTCGACCTTGCAAAAGCTGGTTGCAAGATCATTGCCGCCGCTCGACGCGTCGACCGACTCCAATCACTCTGTCACCAAatcaactcttcttcttcttcttcttcttcttctacaagCTCCCCTCGAGCTGTGGCTGTGGAGCTTGACTTGACTGCTGATGGACCCACCATCGAGAAGTCCATAAAGAAAGCTTGGGATGTGTTTGGCCACATCCATGCCTTGGTCAACAATGCCGGACTTAGAG GTAATGTGAGATCTCCATTAGAATTATCTGAGGAGGAATGGAATCATGTTATCAAAACAAACTTAACAGGAAACTGGTTGGTGTCAAAATACATTGGCATACGCATGCGTGATGCTGAGAGGGGAGGATCAATCATAAACATATCTTCAGTTGCTGGTCTCGACCGTGGGCAATTGCCTGGTTCTGCCGCCTATGCTGCTTCAAAGGCAGGCCTAAACATCTTGACAAAG GTCATGGCATTGGAATTGGgtgtatataaaattagagtGAATTCTATATCACCTGGCATTTTCAAATCTGAGATTACCCAGAGTCTCTTGCAAAAAGAATGGCTGCATAATGTGACAAAGAAAATTATCCCGTTAAGAGAATATGGCACTACTGATCCAGCATTGACATCACTTGTTCGATACTTGTTACATGAATCTTCTGAATATGTTTCGGGCAACATTTTCATTGTTGATTCTGGTGCAACCTTACCAGGTGTTCCTATCTACTCTTCCCTTTGA
- the LOC126693334 gene encoding uncharacterized protein LOC126693334 produces MENKKRSERHWHCTESVREMALEEWGKLEGKVVMVTGASSGLGLDFCLDLAKAGCKIIAAARRVDRLQSLCHQINHLSSSSSPRAVAVELDLCADGLTIDKSIQKAWDVFGHIHALVNNAGFRGTKKSPLELSEEEWNHVIKTNLTGTWLVSKYIGIRMRDAERGGSIINISSIAGLDRGQLPGGAAYAVSKTGLNTLTKVMALELGVYKIRVNSISPGLFKSEITQGLMEKEWLHKVAKKTVPLREYGITDPALTSLVRYLVHESSEYVSGNIFIVDAGESLPGVPIYSSL; encoded by the exons atggaaaataaaaagagatctGAGAGGCATTGGCATTGCACCGAGTCAGTCAGAGAAATGGCGTTGGAGGAGTGGGGAAAGCTAGAGGGAAAAGTGGTGATGGTGACTGGGGCTTCCTCAGGCCTTGGTCTTGACTTCTGTCTCGATCTCGCTAAAGCTGGCTGCAAGATCATTGCTGCCGCTCGACGTGTTGACAGACTCCAATCACTCTGTCATCAAATCAATCACCTCTCTTCTTCAAGCTCCCCAAGAGCTGTGGCTGTGGAGCTCGATTTGTGCGCCGATGGTCTCACTATTGACAAGTCCATACAAAAGGCTTGGGATGTGTTTGGCCACATCCATGCCTTGGTCAACAACGCTGGATTTAGAG GTACTAAGAAATCACCATTAGAATTGTCTGAGGAGGAATGGAATCATGTTATCAAAACAAACTTAACAGGAACCTGGTTGGTGTCAAAATACATTGGCATACGCATGCGTGATGCAGAGCGGGGAGGATCAATCATAAACATATCTTCTATTGCTGGTCTTGACCGTGGGCAATTGCCTGGAGGTGCTGCCTATGCTGTTTCAAAGACAGGCCTAAACACCTTGACAAAG GTCATGGCCTTGGAATTGGgtgtatataaaattagagtGAATTCTATATCACCTGGCCTTTTCAAATCTGAGATTACTCAGGGTCTTATGGAAAAAGAATGGCTGCATAAGGTGGCAAAGAAAACTGTCCCTTTAAGAGAATATGGCATCACAGATCCGGCACTGACATCACTTGTTCGATACTTGGTACATGAATCTTCTGAATATGTTTCGGGCAACATTTTCATTGTTGATGCTGGTGAAAGCTTACCAGGTGTCCCTATTTACTCTTCCCTTTGA